A single Pan paniscus chromosome 21, NHGRI_mPanPan1-v2.0_pri, whole genome shotgun sequence DNA region contains:
- the WFDC13 gene encoding WAP four-disulfide core domain protein 13 has protein sequence MKPVLPLQFLVVFCLALQLVPGSPKQRVLKYILEPPPCISAPENCTHLCTMQEDCEKGFQCCSSFCGIVCSSETFQKRNRIKHKGSEVIMPAN, from the exons ATGAAGCCTGTGCTGCCTCTCCAGTTCCTGGTGGTGTTCTGCCTAGCACTGCAGCTGGTGCCTGGGAGTCCCAAGCAGCGTGTTCTGA AGTATATCTTGGAACCTCCACCCTGCATATCAGCACCTGAAAACTGTACTCACCTGTGTACAATGCAGGAAGATTGCGAGAAAGGATTTCAGTGCTGTTCCTCCTTCTGTGGGATAGTCTGTTCATCAGAAACATTTCAAAAGCGCAACAG AATCAAACACAAGGGCTCAGAAGTCATCATGCCTGCCAACTGA